From one Mobula birostris isolate sMobBir1 chromosome 20, sMobBir1.hap1, whole genome shotgun sequence genomic stretch:
- the LOC140185166 gene encoding uncharacterized protein codes for MPSTCSDCGKEFTSSSYLKVHQRVHSGEKPFICSDCGKGFTRSSHLLRHQLVHTGERPFTCSDCGKGFIWSAELNAHQRVHTGERPFTCSDCGKGFTRSYHLYAHQRVHTGERPFTCRECGKGFADSSTLLKHQLVHTGERPFNCSECGKGFAQSSTLVKHYQTHTGERPFTCSECGKGFIQAVLLKDHQRIHNGEKPFTCSDCGKGFTRSSQLKVHLRIHTGEKPFICSDCGKGFIWLSQLKAHQRVHTGERPFTCSDCGKGFTRSSQLHSHQRVHTGERPFTCCECGKGFSRSSRLLKHQLVHTGEKLFTCAECGKGFIEAVLLKDHQRIHNGEKPFTCSDCGKGFTRSSQLKVHRRVHTGEKPFICSDCGKGFIWLSQLKAHQRVHTGERPFTCSDCGKGFTRSSQLHAHQRVHTGERLFTCCECGKGFNRSSRLLKHQIVHTGEKLFTCSECGKEFSRSSQLEIHRRIHTGERPFTCSDCGKGFIRSAHLYTHQRVHSGERPFTCSDCGKRFTQSSQLKVHQRVHTGERPFTCSDCGKGFTHSSTLQRHRWVHTAERPFACTECGRGFTHSSELLKHQRVHTGEKPFICSDCGKGFTRSSTLQRHQRVHAGEGRAPALNVGRDSLSHPIL; via the coding sequence ATGCCAtctacctgctcagactgtgggaaggaattcacatCGTCCTCTTActtgaaagtacatcagcgagttcactctggggagaaaccgttcatctgctcagactgtgggaagggattcactcgatcatctcacctactgagacaccagttagttcacactggggagaggccgttcacctgctcagactgtgggaagggattcatttggTCTGCTGAACTGAacgcacatcagcgagttcacactggggagaggccattcacctgctcagactgtgggaagggattcactcggtcatatCATCTATATGcccatcagcgagttcacactggggagaggccattcacctgccgtgaatgtgggaagggattcgctgACTCATCAACATTACTGAAacaccagttagttcacactggggagaggccattcaactgttctgaatgtgggaaaggattcgcACAGTCATCCACCCTCGTAAAGCACTACCAAactcacaccggggagaggccgttcacgtgctctgaatgtgggaaaggcttcattcaggctgttctgctgaaggaccatcagcgaattcacaacggagagaaaccattcacctgctcagactgtgggaagggattcactcggtcatctcaactgaaggtacatctgagaattcacactggggagaagccgttcatctgctcagactgtgggaagggattcatctGGCTTTCTcaactgaaggcacatcagcgagtgcacactggggagaggccgttcacctgctcggactgtgggaagggattcactcggtcatctcagctACActcacatcagcgagttcacactggggagaggccgttcacctgctgtgaatgtgggaagggattcagtcggtcatccagGTTACTGAAacaccagttagttcacactggggagaaactgttcacctgtgctgaatgtgggaagggcttCATTGAGGCTGTTCTGCTGAAGGACCATCAGCGAATTCACAAtggagagaagccattcacctgctcagactgtgggaagggattcactcggtcatctcaactgaaggtacatcggcgagttcacactggggagaaaccattcatctgctcagactgtgggaagggattcatttggTTATCGcaactgaaggcacatcagcgagtgcacactggggagaggccgttcacctgctcagactgtgggaagggattcactcggtcatctcaattacacgcacatcagcgagttcacactggggagaggctgttcacctgctgtgaatgtgggaagggattcaatcggTCATCCAGGTTACTGAAACACCAgatagttcacactggggagaaactgtTCACCTGTTCCgagtgtgggaaggaattcagtcGATCATCTCAACTGGAGATACATCGGCGaattcatactggggagaggccgttcacctgctcagactgtgggaagggattcattcggtCAGCTCATCTATacacacatcagcgagttcactctggggagaggcctttcacctgctcagactgtgggaagcgattcactcagtcatctcaactgaaggtacatcagcgagttcacaccggggagaggccgttcacctgctcagactgtgggaagggattcactcactcatccacgTTACAAAGACACCGGTGGgttcacactgcagagaggcCGTTCGCCTGCACtgaatgtgggaggggattcactcattcatctgaattactgaaacatcagcgagttcacaccggggagaaaccgttcatctgctcagattgtgggaagggtttcactcggtcatccacatTACAAAGACACCAGCGGGTGCACGCTGGAGAAGGCCGTGCCCCTGCTCTGAacgtgggaagagattcactcagtcatccaatctTGTGA